One Candidatus Korarchaeum sp. DNA segment encodes these proteins:
- a CDS encoding arginine deiminase family protein, translating into MRASQPAEWDRAKVVLLCQPAVETLFAILETNSANFLYPFDLKKAIEEHRNYRRKLEEFGAKVYDLREMLVHGCTTEVIEGNLRRLREFALRSVRYAFQGISEEDKSFLLSNLRRTIETLSPEVLADVIVLRPVVNISYNPRALDPTTRFLSSYCLEPANNLYFMRDGMLTTGEGVVIGNFTLDVRKVENDIVELALRQIGVEPIYRVKEPGHAEGGDFMPAGDFALQGVGLLTDEEGARQMLERGVYGNVEVGLVRDPNPGMEEMHLDTYFNFLGRNLALLSEDRMVEGREPVVEVFEPVAEDRVRYVRKGELTLREYLIERGFEIFPITVEEQRNFAPNFLLLEDRRIIGVAQAGESFADRLKQWNVKAELLDFSALTGGYGGPHCMSQVILRG; encoded by the coding sequence ATGAGGGCATCTCAACCGGCTGAGTGGGATAGGGCCAAGGTGGTGCTCCTCTGCCAGCCCGCTGTGGAGACGCTATTCGCCATACTCGAGACCAACTCGGCCAACTTCCTCTACCCCTTCGACCTCAAGAAGGCCATTGAGGAGCATAGGAACTACAGGAGGAAGTTGGAGGAGTTCGGAGCTAAGGTTTACGATTTGAGGGAGATGTTGGTGCATGGGTGCACTACGGAGGTCATCGAGGGGAACCTGAGGAGGCTGAGGGAGTTCGCCCTTAGGAGCGTGAGATACGCCTTCCAGGGGATATCGGAGGAGGATAAGTCCTTCCTCCTCTCGAACCTCAGGAGGACGATAGAGACGCTCAGCCCAGAGGTGCTGGCCGACGTCATAGTGCTGAGGCCGGTGGTGAACATAAGCTACAACCCCAGAGCCCTGGATCCGACGACCAGGTTCCTCTCCTCCTACTGCCTGGAACCAGCTAACAACCTCTACTTCATGAGGGACGGCATGCTCACCACCGGGGAGGGGGTGGTGATAGGTAACTTCACCCTGGACGTGAGGAAGGTCGAGAACGATATAGTGGAGCTCGCCCTGAGGCAGATCGGGGTGGAGCCCATTTACAGGGTTAAGGAGCCCGGTCACGCTGAGGGAGGGGACTTCATGCCCGCGGGTGACTTCGCCCTCCAGGGTGTGGGACTGCTGACGGACGAGGAGGGGGCAAGGCAGATGCTCGAGAGGGGGGTTTACGGTAACGTGGAGGTGGGGCTGGTGAGGGACCCGAACCCGGGGATGGAGGAGATGCACCTCGATACCTACTTCAACTTCCTGGGCAGAAACTTAGCTCTGCTCAGCGAGGACAGGATGGTCGAGGGCAGGGAGCCAGTGGTCGAGGTCTTCGAGCCCGTAGCCGAGGACAGGGTGAGGTACGTGAGGAAGGGGGAGCTCACCCTGAGGGAGTACCTGATCGAGAGGGGGTTCGAGATATTCCCGATAACCGTGGAGGAGCAGAGGAACTTCGCCCCCAACTTCCTCCTACTGGAGGACAGAAGGATCATAGGTGTTGCGCAGGCGGGCGAGTCCTTCGCCGATAGGCTGAAGCAGTGGAACGTTAAGGCCGAGCTCCTGGACTTCTCAGCTCTAACCGGAGGATACGGAGGACCTCACTGCATGAGCCAGGTCATACTGAGGGGGTGA
- a CDS encoding amino acid permease codes for MQEVRFRRVLRYWDLFLFNVCAIVVLDTVASSAAIGMQTFFWWFLTLFLFFIPYGLITAELGSAWPSEGGIYVWVKEAFGEKWAVMTSWLYWVNVAIWMPSVYVLFSGTLAKVFAPELDVWGQTAIAIVMTWITVAAGILELGKSKWIPNVGAVVKAVVLLGIGALGAYWTISRGFANPFTPSDLLPSWSVALAYLPVVVYNYMGFELASSASEEMVDPKRDVPRAIIFAGAAIFLLYVIGTFGLLAILPLEKLSIVTGIIDSVIEVANTLGPAGQALILIFGVLILYTFLANMVTWTLGANRVLASTAAEGLLPKALGHLHSKYLSPDYAYYLTGAISTVLLIGNAIPAETVASIFWTLFALSSLIFLLPYLLLFPAFLKLRYSRPEVQRPYKLPGGKPLAWLSALLGELFIAIACLFFFMPPEEIENVLLYEAELIGGTAIVIAVGYLLYSWSRGRS; via the coding sequence ATGCAGGAGGTCAGGTTCAGGAGGGTACTGAGGTACTGGGACCTGTTCCTGTTCAACGTCTGCGCTATAGTGGTTCTGGATACTGTAGCTTCCTCGGCGGCCATAGGCATGCAGACCTTCTTCTGGTGGTTCCTCACCCTCTTCCTCTTCTTCATCCCCTACGGTCTCATCACGGCCGAGTTAGGCTCAGCCTGGCCGAGTGAAGGGGGAATTTACGTATGGGTTAAGGAAGCCTTCGGTGAGAAGTGGGCTGTTATGACATCCTGGCTCTATTGGGTTAACGTAGCCATATGGATGCCCTCGGTCTACGTTCTCTTCAGTGGCACATTGGCTAAGGTATTCGCTCCCGAGCTGGACGTGTGGGGCCAGACGGCCATAGCTATAGTGATGACCTGGATCACAGTAGCCGCTGGCATACTGGAGCTGGGTAAGTCGAAGTGGATCCCGAACGTAGGGGCTGTCGTTAAGGCCGTGGTCCTGCTCGGCATAGGGGCGCTGGGGGCCTACTGGACGATCAGCAGGGGCTTCGCTAATCCCTTCACACCCTCAGACTTACTGCCCTCCTGGAGCGTAGCCCTAGCTTACCTACCCGTCGTCGTCTACAACTACATGGGTTTCGAGTTAGCGAGCTCAGCTAGCGAGGAGATGGTGGATCCCAAGAGGGACGTCCCCAGAGCTATAATATTCGCTGGAGCTGCTATATTCCTCCTTTACGTGATAGGTACGTTCGGCTTACTCGCCATACTCCCCCTGGAGAAGTTGAGCATCGTGACGGGCATAATAGACTCCGTTATAGAGGTAGCTAACACGCTTGGGCCCGCAGGACAGGCTCTGATACTCATATTCGGTGTTCTGATACTCTACACGTTCCTCGCGAACATGGTCACGTGGACGCTGGGAGCAAACAGGGTGCTCGCTTCCACGGCCGCTGAGGGGCTACTGCCTAAGGCCTTGGGCCACTTGCACAGCAAGTACCTCTCCCCGGACTACGCTTACTACCTAACGGGTGCTATAAGCACCGTACTGCTGATAGGGAACGCGATACCCGCTGAGACCGTAGCCAGCATATTCTGGACGCTCTTCGCCCTATCAAGCTTGATATTCCTCCTTCCTTATCTACTGCTCTTCCCCGCCTTCCTGAAGCTACGCTACTCCAGGCCGGAGGTTCAGAGGCCCTACAAGCTGCCCGGAGGTAAGCCGCTAGCTTGGCTATCCGCCTTGCTGGGGGAGCTCTTCATAGCGATAGCTTGCCTGTTCTTCTTCATGCCCCCTGAGGAGATAGAGAACGTCTTGCTTTACGAAGCCGAGCTGATAGGGGGAACCGCGATCGTGATAGCGGTAGGTTACTTGCTCTACTCCTGGAGCAGGGGGAGATCATGA
- the argF gene encoding ornithine carbamoyltransferase produces the protein MPRSSLFGRDLLTCQDLSRDEIWLIFETTKEIKHAYYRGERPRLLEGKNLGMIFEEPSTRTRVSFEVAMSQLGGHALYLRPGELHLGVRETIADTARVLSRYLDGIMARLFKHETLEELAKHASIPVINGLTDWFHPVQALTDVYTMWEKFGDLKRIKVSFFGDATNVANSLLVLTSRLGMNFTFCGPRKYWPKERVMRMVEENVAETGANVEITEDIDKAIKDANVVYTDLWWWVGQEHEAEERKVAFQPYQVNANLMRKAAKNAVFMHCLPAGRGMEVTDEVMDGPWSIVWDQAENRLHVEKAILVLLMG, from the coding sequence ATGCCTAGGAGCAGTCTCTTCGGAAGGGACCTACTCACCTGCCAGGACCTGAGCCGCGATGAGATCTGGCTCATCTTCGAGACGACCAAGGAGATTAAGCACGCTTACTACAGAGGTGAGAGACCTAGGCTCCTCGAGGGCAAGAACTTGGGCATGATATTCGAGGAACCATCTACGAGGACCAGGGTGTCCTTTGAGGTAGCCATGAGCCAGTTAGGAGGTCACGCATTGTACCTAAGGCCTGGAGAGCTGCACCTGGGGGTGAGGGAGACCATAGCTGATACAGCTAGGGTCCTGAGCAGGTACCTAGATGGCATAATGGCTAGGCTGTTCAAGCACGAGACCCTGGAGGAGCTGGCTAAGCACGCCAGCATACCGGTGATAAACGGTCTCACGGACTGGTTCCACCCCGTTCAAGCTTTAACTGACGTATACACGATGTGGGAGAAGTTCGGAGACCTTAAGAGGATAAAGGTGAGCTTCTTCGGGGACGCTACCAACGTGGCCAACTCCCTTCTCGTACTAACCTCCAGGCTCGGGATGAACTTCACCTTCTGCGGCCCCAGGAAGTACTGGCCGAAGGAGAGGGTGATGAGGATGGTCGAGGAGAACGTGGCTGAGACGGGGGCGAACGTAGAGATAACCGAGGATATAGACAAAGCGATAAAGGACGCTAACGTCGTCTACACGGATCTGTGGTGGTGGGTCGGGCAGGAGCATGAGGCTGAAGAGAGGAAAGTGGCCTTCCAACCCTATCAAGTCAACGCTAACCTCATGAGGAAGGCCGCTAAGAACGCGGTGTTCATGCACTGCCTCCCAGCCGGAAGGGGAATGGAAGTGACAGATGAGGTGATGGACGGCCCTTGGAGCATAGTCTGGGATCAGGCTGAGAACAGGTTGCACGTTGAGAAGGCCATACTGGTGTTGCTCATGGGCTAG
- a CDS encoding Nramp family divalent metal transporter — protein MGERSMLPEEVVEKIPTPEEVFKVPKLTWGKKVTALWGSALIALGTSIGSGEFLLGPTMAIKVGLGLFWLIWIGSILQTLYIYSFTKFAIATGETPITTFFRIGVWAAVLGAIGVFLSFVWGGWAMSSATALVGGFLGKMPGAAEKPLVVAAGVTLLVLTFVILSLGRRVARTLEIFNWFDLGVLFTSFIVLAIILVPPEVWGEAAVYFVSVGYIPPGVDPTVFGGWWGYIGFATGINYILVNYFKDKGYGMGALTGYISALVGGKKIEVSPFGKIFKFTPENLSTYRRWCKLALEELFIIFCVGAIVGMAIPMVLAYALAYGWKMEYTWNVPLWLAVALNKLWGVPGYWWGVIVAVLVLFKTQMGVADSIVRAFCDTFWKMEGVRKALRNDIRILYYLTLAIILGWASVAMFATAPVWLIVIASNMANFGAIFGVPFLLYINSKLPKELKLHWVLVLANVIFFVLCTAIFIISISNALGFKIV, from the coding sequence ATGGGTGAAAGGAGCATGTTACCCGAGGAAGTCGTGGAGAAGATCCCGACTCCGGAGGAGGTCTTCAAGGTCCCCAAACTGACCTGGGGAAAGAAGGTCACAGCGCTTTGGGGATCCGCGTTAATAGCGCTAGGCACATCGATAGGCAGCGGTGAGTTCCTACTTGGACCTACTATGGCTATAAAAGTTGGATTGGGTCTCTTCTGGCTCATATGGATAGGATCCATCCTCCAAACGCTCTACATCTACAGCTTCACTAAGTTCGCGATCGCCACGGGAGAGACTCCTATAACGACTTTCTTCAGGATAGGGGTCTGGGCTGCAGTTCTAGGGGCGATAGGTGTGTTCTTGAGCTTCGTATGGGGAGGATGGGCGATGAGCAGTGCGACGGCATTGGTAGGAGGGTTCCTGGGGAAGATGCCGGGAGCCGCGGAGAAACCCCTAGTCGTAGCTGCCGGAGTGACCTTACTGGTCCTGACGTTCGTGATCCTCTCGCTAGGCAGGAGGGTCGCTAGGACCCTGGAGATATTCAACTGGTTCGACTTAGGGGTACTGTTCACCTCATTCATAGTGCTTGCGATAATATTAGTGCCCCCTGAGGTCTGGGGGGAGGCCGCGGTGTACTTCGTCTCAGTGGGTTACATACCTCCTGGGGTAGATCCCACCGTGTTCGGAGGCTGGTGGGGTTACATAGGGTTCGCCACAGGGATCAACTACATACTGGTCAATTACTTCAAGGATAAAGGGTATGGGATGGGCGCTCTCACCGGTTACATCTCCGCCTTGGTCGGTGGGAAGAAGATAGAGGTCTCTCCCTTCGGGAAGATATTCAAGTTCACACCGGAGAACTTGAGCACCTACAGGAGGTGGTGCAAGCTCGCCTTGGAGGAGCTCTTCATAATCTTCTGCGTGGGGGCGATAGTTGGTATGGCGATACCCATGGTACTGGCTTACGCTCTAGCTTACGGCTGGAAGATGGAGTACACCTGGAACGTTCCCCTATGGCTAGCCGTCGCTCTCAACAAGCTTTGGGGGGTCCCTGGATACTGGTGGGGCGTCATCGTCGCCGTTCTAGTCCTATTCAAGACCCAGATGGGTGTAGCTGACTCCATAGTTAGGGCTTTCTGTGACACCTTCTGGAAGATGGAAGGCGTGAGGAAGGCCCTGAGGAACGATATAAGGATACTTTACTACCTGACCCTCGCCATAATACTCGGTTGGGCCTCCGTCGCTATGTTCGCGACCGCCCCCGTATGGTTGATCGTGATCGCGTCCAACATGGCTAACTTCGGAGCGATATTCGGAGTTCCCTTCCTGCTATACATCAACAGTAAGTTGCCGAAGGAACTCAAGCTCCACTGGGTGTTAGTGCTAGCTAACGTGATATTCTTCGTGCTTTGCACAGCGATATTCATAATCTCGATATCCAACGCGCTGGGCTTCAAGATAGTATAA
- a CDS encoding lactate utilization protein B — MRAEEILERMMRAMNDPDMREGLRRGVSTSVPAVTGALTTWPYLTELADYVRKRKEEVLNNMDHYIEETMRSLTERAKAKAYFASTKEEAIGLVDEILGEGRKVIVKAKSMVTEEIMLREHLVERGHEVYETDLGELIIQVAGDKPMHVIVPAIHLTKEKAAEVLRRAGLDVRGEMTHEEIVSKVREFLRDKFIAADVGISGANSIAADTGALFLVFNEGNISLATTLPPVHIAIVSIEKIMPNITDAFIQVLVQSGYAGLFPPAYLYLVAGPSSTADIEYHRVYGVHGPKELHVILYDGGRREALKDSALREQLFCIKCGRCEFVCPLWNVSGNVWGGNVYGGPLGMAWTAITEGIEKAASLSMFCLLDGACKEVCPEKIDFIKIANYLKRSYVKAVRK; from the coding sequence ATGAGGGCGGAGGAGATCCTGGAGAGGATGATGAGGGCGATGAACGACCCCGACATGAGGGAGGGGTTGAGGAGGGGGGTTAGCACATCCGTACCAGCTGTGACCGGGGCCCTGACCACGTGGCCCTACCTGACGGAGCTCGCCGATTACGTGAGGAAGAGGAAGGAGGAGGTGCTGAACAACATGGATCACTACATAGAGGAGACCATGAGGTCCCTCACTGAGAGGGCCAAGGCGAAGGCCTACTTCGCCTCCACCAAGGAGGAGGCGATCGGGCTGGTGGATGAGATACTGGGAGAGGGGAGGAAGGTCATCGTGAAGGCTAAGTCCATGGTGACCGAGGAGATAATGTTGAGGGAGCACCTGGTTGAGAGAGGCCACGAGGTTTACGAAACTGATCTGGGTGAGCTGATAATACAGGTAGCTGGGGATAAGCCGATGCACGTGATAGTGCCCGCGATACACTTAACTAAGGAGAAAGCCGCTGAGGTGCTTAGGAGAGCCGGTTTAGATGTTAGAGGTGAAATGACCCATGAGGAGATAGTATCTAAGGTGAGGGAGTTCCTCAGGGATAAGTTCATAGCTGCGGATGTCGGGATAAGCGGTGCTAACTCCATAGCCGCTGATACTGGAGCGTTATTCCTCGTCTTCAACGAGGGCAACATATCCCTAGCCACGACGCTACCGCCAGTTCACATAGCGATCGTGAGCATAGAGAAGATAATGCCGAACATAACTGATGCGTTCATTCAGGTCCTGGTACAATCCGGTTACGCGGGTCTCTTCCCTCCGGCTTACCTCTACCTGGTAGCTGGACCCAGCAGCACCGCCGACATAGAGTACCACAGGGTATATGGGGTCCACGGTCCAAAGGAGCTACACGTCATCTTGTACGATGGAGGAAGAAGGGAAGCCCTTAAGGATAGCGCACTGAGGGAACAACTCTTCTGTATAAAATGCGGGAGATGCGAGTTTGTATGCCCTCTATGGAACGTCTCAGGTAACGTCTGGGGAGGGAACGTTTACGGAGGTCCCCTGGGAATGGCTTGGACAGCGATAACCGAGGGGATCGAAAAAGCTGCCTCCCTCTCCATGTTCTGTCTGCTGGACGGCGCTTGCAAGGAGGTCTGCCCCGAGAAGATAGACTTCATCAAGATAGCCAACTATTTGAAGAGGAGCTACGTGAAGGCCGTGAGGAAATAA
- a CDS encoding (Fe-S)-binding protein, which yields MPLPVREVLDMIADNTRRRGCPVPLPEGDSYRWADGLGIPRGGDEVLFTGLLYQLTPHIDSLVSYLEGLERSSVATLAIRLGRIAGKVVDVTKIASPPRERVEEQNGVIRNIAMLLMRSGVSFGYVYEDDMYSGALLYDLGLEEDFELHAKRVHGRLRERGVRSLITIDPHTTHVMREVYPKFLDGYDLEVRSYLEVLAERGLVGRRLGREVTIHDPCLYARYEGIVEQPRGLLESVGVEVKEPERCRNMTFCCGGPVESLSPGLSKGIASLRMEELARHGSEVLTMCPICHSSFLRVRPEGVRLRDLSSCLAEGVGL from the coding sequence TTGCCTCTGCCGGTGAGGGAAGTCCTGGATATGATAGCCGATAACACCAGGAGGAGGGGTTGCCCGGTTCCCCTACCTGAGGGGGATTCCTATAGGTGGGCGGACGGTCTCGGCATCCCCCGGGGTGGGGATGAGGTGCTATTCACGGGCCTCCTGTACCAGCTCACCCCTCACATAGATTCGCTGGTGAGCTACCTGGAGGGATTGGAGAGGAGCAGCGTGGCTACCCTAGCGATCAGATTGGGGAGGATAGCTGGTAAGGTGGTGGACGTCACGAAGATAGCGAGTCCTCCGAGGGAGAGGGTTGAGGAGCAAAACGGGGTCATAAGGAACATAGCTATGCTCCTTATGAGATCTGGCGTATCCTTCGGCTATGTTTACGAGGACGATATGTACTCCGGCGCTCTACTCTACGACCTTGGTCTCGAGGAGGATTTTGAGCTGCATGCCAAGAGGGTTCACGGGAGGTTGAGGGAGAGGGGGGTCAGGAGCCTGATAACGATAGACCCTCACACGACTCACGTGATGAGGGAAGTGTACCCGAAGTTCTTGGACGGTTACGATCTGGAAGTAAGGAGCTACCTGGAGGTACTGGCTGAGAGGGGCCTCGTCGGGAGGAGGCTGGGGAGGGAGGTGACCATACACGACCCCTGCCTCTACGCCAGGTACGAGGGGATAGTCGAGCAGCCCAGGGGGCTCCTGGAGTCCGTAGGGGTGGAGGTCAAGGAGCCGGAGAGGTGCCGCAACATGACCTTCTGCTGTGGAGGTCCCGTGGAGTCGCTCTCCCCGGGGCTCTCCAAGGGAATAGCTTCCCTCAGGATGGAGGAGCTAGCGAGGCACGGGAGCGAGGTGCTCACGATGTGCCCGATATGCCACTCCTCGTTCCTGAGGGTGAGGCCTGAGGGCGTCAGGTTGAGGGATCTATCCAGCTGCCTAGCTGAGGGGGTGGGGTTATGA
- a CDS encoding ATP-binding protein, translated as MGYFTPEPKRRREDLYDMEAELSALDNGLKRGKIVVVSGLRRYGKTSLILTYLNEKRIDHVYLDCRLLPSGMIPLGSVIELLEEELSRKDWARRILRGIEGISIGELGVRFKERKEGSLLSLLHALEGKVIVLDEAQELRRSGYRFDSLIAYAYDHLDLRFVISGSMVGLLRRFLRVNDPEAPLYGRAFAEVRLRRLSYGESREFLKEGFRQEGIEVPEGVIDEAIRRFDGIIGWLTYFGFAKLTSGEDLDSISEKASKLALNELEHALKVYGVGRRRYEEVLRVIASLGEARWSEVRRGVEARLGRVPSNTLANILRNLADSGFIEKEGDSYRISDPVLERGIRSFW; from the coding sequence ATGGGATACTTCACGCCCGAGCCCAAGAGGAGGAGGGAGGACCTCTACGATATGGAAGCCGAACTATCAGCCCTTGACAATGGGTTGAAACGCGGGAAAATCGTAGTAGTATCTGGATTGAGGAGGTACGGGAAGACCTCGCTCATACTAACCTACCTCAATGAGAAGAGGATTGATCACGTCTACTTGGACTGTAGGTTGCTTCCTTCGGGCATGATACCCCTGGGATCCGTGATCGAGTTGCTGGAGGAGGAGCTGAGCAGGAAGGACTGGGCTCGGAGGATCCTGAGGGGGATCGAGGGCATCAGCATCGGGGAGCTCGGGGTGAGGTTCAAGGAGAGGAAGGAGGGCTCGCTGCTCAGTTTACTTCACGCCCTCGAGGGGAAGGTCATCGTCCTGGACGAGGCTCAGGAGCTGAGGAGATCCGGCTACAGGTTCGACTCCCTCATAGCCTACGCTTACGATCACCTGGACCTCAGGTTCGTGATCTCGGGATCGATGGTGGGGCTCCTTCGCAGGTTCCTGAGGGTGAATGACCCCGAGGCACCCCTCTACGGTAGGGCCTTCGCTGAGGTGAGGCTTAGGAGGCTGAGCTACGGGGAATCGAGGGAGTTCCTAAAGGAGGGCTTCAGGCAGGAGGGGATCGAGGTACCGGAGGGTGTGATCGATGAGGCGATCAGGAGGTTCGACGGTATAATAGGCTGGCTAACTTACTTCGGGTTCGCCAAGCTGACCAGCGGGGAAGATCTCGATTCCATAAGCGAGAAGGCATCGAAGTTGGCTCTGAACGAGTTAGAGCACGCTCTGAAGGTCTACGGCGTGGGGAGGAGGAGGTACGAGGAGGTGCTGAGGGTAATAGCCTCACTGGGCGAAGCCAGGTGGTCTGAAGTGAGGAGGGGGGTGGAGGCGAGGCTCGGGAGGGTGCCCAGCAATACGCTAGCTAACATACTCAGGAATCTGGCGGACTCGGGATTCATAGAGAAGGAAGGTGATTCCTACAGGATCTCGGATCCCGTGCTCGAGCGAGGCATCAGGAGCTTCTGGTGA